Proteins encoded in a region of the Balneola sp. genome:
- a CDS encoding methyltransferase domain-containing protein: protein MNLELRSPVDERATIHVPEDISELAMPFNGTICSQEGDEYQVKNNIIDIMGKGPGFTTIAQTTNHFKVTASLYEDIWRKRSLSLLSGEDFPIEKEHELLIDWTSPRANGLYLDLGCSTALYARALKAAQKEAHIVALDFSSQMLEEARLKAEADETDMFLVRANGKELPFFSKAFDGIVMGGTLNELDEPLKVLYEARRVIKADGVFFMMHLIKSDAWYGRLLQESIGLGGIKFWTVKESNELFKQAGFKVSDQINRGIVCFSKLTPNN from the coding sequence ATGAATTTAGAACTAAGATCACCGGTTGATGAGAGAGCGACCATTCATGTACCTGAGGACATTTCCGAATTAGCGATGCCATTTAATGGAACCATTTGTTCTCAAGAGGGAGATGAATATCAGGTAAAGAACAATATCATAGATATTATGGGCAAGGGACCAGGCTTTACTACCATTGCTCAAACCACCAATCATTTTAAAGTAACTGCTTCGCTCTACGAAGATATTTGGCGAAAGCGATCTCTATCCCTTCTTTCAGGTGAGGACTTCCCCATTGAAAAAGAACACGAATTATTAATAGACTGGACTTCGCCAAGGGCAAATGGATTATATCTTGATCTTGGATGTTCCACAGCTCTATACGCCCGAGCACTAAAAGCAGCTCAAAAAGAAGCCCACATTGTAGCGCTAGATTTCTCTTCTCAAATGCTAGAAGAGGCACGTTTAAAAGCTGAAGCAGATGAAACCGATATGTTTTTGGTTCGGGCTAATGGAAAAGAACTCCCTTTTTTCAGCAAGGCCTTTGATGGAATTGTTATGGGCGGCACATTAAATGAGTTGGATGAACCCCTTAAAGTACTTTATGAAGCCCGACGAGTTATTAAGGCTGATGGCGTTTTCTTCATGATGCATTTGATCAAAAGCGATGCCTGGTATGGGAGACTGCTTCAGGAATCTATTGGTTTGGGAGGCATTAAATTCTGGACCGTCAAAGAAAGCAACGAATTGTTTAAACAAGCCGGCTTTAAAGTTTCTGACCAAATTAACCGTGGAATTGTTTGTTTTTCAAAACTCACTCCAAATAATTAG
- a CDS encoding T9SS C-terminal target domain-containing protein, with amino-acid sequence MRILVLVIGTLLISCSNSSNVPVSSEDEAIGELSPLMLLPSAPQSANLAAAQAIHNDEIWSDGIAGLDLSGDGQVLGYWDENQPRLTHQEYSGRVTFEDSESGTNNAHATQMVGTMVASGIESDARGMAGSATVEAWNWNSDISEMATEAASGLLTSAHPYSETAGWTTNSSLCGSDPEWMWFTIESADSVKAYQFGYYDSQAEQWDSVAYLYPNYLIIKAAGNERGDGPDSQPLKHWKYDSDFNCVQDSTSVRELDGGSTGFESVNAASLAKNVLVVGAVESSSNSFDDLSSVSPISGSGFGPTDDGRIKPDIVAPTGVYTSTSSADDAYSTGSGTSAATAVVAGSVALIRQHYQDLNSDTLTSASLRALLAHTADDVENTGPDFKTGWGLMNTERAVRFLSSNSENPSGTILKDTLLTDGNTIQLSITHSSDRPLIVTVAWTDPQGISPSSLDDPTDILLVNDIDLSVTDPDLSSHQPWTLDQSNPDNLATTGDNDVDNIEQVYIENPSSGTYTVSISHEGSLNSGSQQISILVSDAEPEISIETIASGNWSNSSTWENGVVPSTSLQRAVLNHAITLDQTAGTRGITFDGSSAELILNENDLSLYGGVYYESGGAGFSGDTSSTLSILNWDADSDSLAFKASSEQLGELTINSDGDSVNMGSDLNIYSRLYLANGSLSTDNYSVTLLSDSLKTALLEKENGSIKGSLNYTRTFHSTNSGWRLISSPFGSSMFSVLQDSFHTQGGAWAEISVSQNQSNLFLFDSQDQSFSGYIGNDSTFTSGEGYPFYMYSSEFGGGDILPQGLKFNGTEPDSVILDLTRGSHDSLSYNLVGNPFAGSLDWHNIVSNSTNISTSYATWDPETQAYMYYSSSSQVGDAGRYIAPMQGFFVQATDTSPVLRFRQSQKSSSQPTYFGKQISAPIPQYIRFELKDDTKTVLDNQAHLIFNEVAGSGIDNWDMLRLKSLNGASSELSFESENGINVFEGRSSLAEVDEIPINLSVSEKGLYTINWALSKSIPENWQFTLHDDSHDVELDMRAFSEYSFTLSTLTSGRFRISINRTDEPNTENTDSPYTYSVAQNFPNPFNPTTTIQFSLAESVPVRIEVFNALGQRVALIVDEQLTAGYHQIPFNASSLSSGVYYYRIEAGSFVETRSMVLIK; translated from the coding sequence ATGCGAATTCTAGTATTAGTTATAGGGACATTGCTAATTAGCTGCTCGAACTCAAGTAACGTGCCTGTTTCGAGTGAAGATGAAGCAATAGGTGAACTTAGCCCTCTAATGCTCCTACCCTCGGCTCCACAATCAGCAAATCTGGCCGCTGCTCAAGCTATACACAATGATGAAATCTGGAGTGATGGAATTGCTGGGCTGGATTTATCGGGTGATGGACAAGTACTTGGATATTGGGATGAAAACCAACCCAGATTGACTCATCAGGAATATAGCGGAAGAGTTACCTTTGAAGATTCAGAATCCGGAACAAATAATGCTCATGCCACCCAAATGGTTGGCACAATGGTAGCCTCGGGGATCGAAAGTGATGCACGAGGAATGGCTGGTTCTGCTACTGTTGAGGCCTGGAACTGGAATAGTGATATTTCAGAGATGGCAACCGAAGCAGCAAGTGGATTGCTAACCTCGGCTCATCCCTATAGTGAAACTGCGGGCTGGACAACAAACTCTAGTCTTTGTGGGTCTGATCCTGAATGGATGTGGTTTACTATTGAATCAGCTGACTCTGTAAAAGCATACCAATTTGGGTACTATGATTCACAAGCCGAACAATGGGATAGTGTCGCATATCTTTATCCCAATTACCTGATCATAAAAGCTGCTGGTAATGAACGGGGAGATGGCCCTGATTCACAGCCATTGAAGCACTGGAAATATGATTCCGATTTTAATTGCGTGCAGGATTCGACTTCAGTAAGAGAGTTAGATGGGGGCTCAACTGGCTTTGAATCTGTTAATGCTGCTTCACTTGCAAAAAATGTCCTTGTTGTAGGGGCTGTTGAAAGCTCCTCGAATAGTTTTGATGATTTAAGTTCTGTGAGTCCAATATCAGGGTCTGGATTTGGACCAACTGATGACGGCAGAATAAAGCCTGATATTGTTGCCCCAACTGGCGTTTACACATCCACCTCTTCAGCTGACGATGCTTATTCAACGGGTTCAGGAACTTCGGCTGCTACAGCCGTTGTAGCAGGGTCTGTCGCTTTGATCAGGCAGCATTATCAAGATCTCAATTCAGATACCTTAACTTCAGCATCCTTAAGAGCATTACTTGCGCATACGGCAGATGATGTTGAGAATACTGGCCCGGACTTTAAAACCGGCTGGGGTCTTATGAATACTGAGCGTGCTGTTCGCTTCCTGTCTTCAAATAGTGAAAACCCATCGGGCACAATATTAAAAGATACCTTATTAACTGATGGAAATACGATTCAATTATCCATCACTCATTCGTCTGATCGACCATTAATCGTAACCGTAGCCTGGACCGATCCCCAGGGAATATCTCCTAGTTCATTAGATGACCCAACTGATATTTTATTGGTGAATGATATCGACCTTTCTGTTACCGACCCGGACCTGAGTAGCCACCAACCCTGGACCCTGGATCAATCAAATCCAGATAATTTGGCTACAACCGGAGATAATGATGTTGATAATATAGAGCAGGTTTATATCGAAAATCCTTCTTCAGGAACTTACACGGTATCTATAAGCCATGAAGGAAGTCTTAATTCTGGAAGTCAACAAATATCCATTTTGGTTAGTGATGCTGAACCTGAAATTTCCATTGAAACGATCGCCTCTGGTAACTGGTCAAATAGTTCTACCTGGGAAAATGGAGTAGTTCCTTCAACAAGTTTACAAAGAGCTGTACTGAATCACGCCATTACACTAGACCAAACAGCTGGCACCCGAGGTATAACTTTTGACGGCTCATCGGCTGAGCTAATCCTTAATGAAAATGATCTGAGTTTATATGGAGGAGTGTATTATGAGTCAGGAGGCGCCGGCTTTTCTGGTGATACTTCTTCAACACTTTCTATTCTGAACTGGGACGCGGACTCAGATTCATTAGCTTTTAAAGCAAGTAGTGAACAGTTAGGTGAATTGACTATTAACTCAGATGGTGACTCTGTAAATATGGGTTCTGACCTAAATATTTACTCGCGCCTTTACCTTGCTAATGGCTCACTTTCAACGGATAACTATTCCGTTACCTTATTGAGCGATTCTTTAAAAACAGCTTTACTGGAGAAAGAAAACGGAAGTATCAAGGGTTCTCTGAATTATACCCGAACCTTTCATAGCACCAATTCCGGGTGGCGATTAATCTCTTCTCCTTTTGGAAGTTCTATGTTTAGTGTTCTTCAAGATAGTTTTCACACACAGGGTGGCGCATGGGCAGAAATAAGCGTTTCACAAAACCAATCAAACCTGTTTTTATTCGATAGCCAGGATCAGTCATTTTCCGGATATATAGGAAATGACAGCACCTTTACTTCCGGTGAAGGGTACCCTTTCTATATGTATAGTTCGGAATTCGGAGGAGGAGATATTCTACCACAGGGATTGAAATTCAACGGAACTGAGCCAGACTCTGTAATACTAGACCTCACACGCGGTTCTCATGACTCTCTAAGTTATAATCTTGTCGGTAACCCTTTTGCAGGGAGTTTAGACTGGCATAACATTGTTTCCAATTCGACAAATATCAGTACCAGTTATGCTACATGGGACCCCGAGACTCAGGCTTATATGTATTATAGCTCTTCATCTCAGGTTGGTGATGCCGGCAGATACATAGCTCCTATGCAGGGATTTTTTGTGCAAGCTACTGATACCAGTCCGGTACTACGATTTAGGCAATCACAAAAGTCATCTAGTCAACCAACTTATTTTGGGAAACAGATTTCAGCTCCAATTCCCCAATACATCCGTTTTGAACTAAAGGATGACACGAAAACGGTTTTGGACAACCAAGCTCACCTAATCTTCAATGAAGTGGCTGGTTCAGGAATTGATAATTGGGATATGCTCCGCTTAAAATCTTTAAATGGAGCTTCGAGCGAACTTTCTTTTGAAAGTGAAAATGGGATCAATGTTTTCGAAGGCAGATCTTCATTAGCTGAGGTTGATGAAATACCCATTAATCTATCTGTTTCTGAAAAAGGGCTCTATACGATTAACTGGGCACTTAGTAAATCGATCCCCGAAAACTGGCAGTTTACACTACATGATGATTCTCATGATGTGGAGCTGGATATGAGAGCATTTTCTGAATATTCCTTTACTCTGTCAACATTGACCAGCGGAAGATTCAGAATTTCTATAAACCGCACCGATGAGCCTAATACTGAGAATACCGATTCTCCATATACCTATTCTGTTGCTCAAAACTTTCCAAATCCCTTTAACCCAACTACTACCATTCAATTTAGTTTAGCTGAGTCGGTACCTGTACGTATTGAGGTATTCAATGCACTTGGTCAACGAGTAGCCCTAATAGTAGATGAGCAACTTACGGCTGGGTACCATCAGATTCCGTTTAACGCTTCATCTCTTTCAAGTGGGGTGTATTATTATCGTATAGAAGCTGGAAGTTTTGTCGAAACCAGATCGATGGTATTGATTAAATAA
- a CDS encoding energy transducer TonB, with the protein MPVLIGGIASLTSQINYPPLARRAGIEGRVTVQFVVNKEGEVTEPRVIRGIGGGADEEALRVVKLAKFSPGMNNGELVCVQYSLPIVFRLPD; encoded by the coding sequence ATGCCAGTTCTGATAGGAGGCATTGCATCATTAACAAGTCAAATTAACTATCCACCCTTGGCAAGAAGAGCAGGAATTGAAGGTAGAGTGACCGTTCAATTTGTTGTAAATAAAGAAGGAGAAGTAACAGAACCGCGAGTGATTAGAGGAATAGGAGGTGGAGCAGATGAAGAAGCTTTGAGGGTAGTAAAACTGGCAAAATTTAGTCCAGGAATGAATAACGGAGAACTGGTTTGTGTTCAATACTCCCTACCAATAGTGTTTAGATTACCAGATTGA